In a genomic window of beta proteobacterium MWH-UniP1:
- a CDS encoding DNA internalization-related competence protein ComEC/Rec2 — protein sequence MIFRLAIGVLLGICWVQLQRVLPAPSDFIVPGLTVFGLLAIACLRRDVMPWVWPLLVAVLAALITSMVAQHQLDHRLPDGLDRASLWLEVVIEDLPTRHERGWRFEVSVRSARLHPDDVQPLKAFPNRGVMQWYDNGKQGLPAVLSPGQRWAMQARVRQPVGTLNPGGFDYEAWMFEKQLYFTASVQDGKKYPAPILVGQERSLQLAVDQARDWIRGQVESQIPDSPARGVIAALLVGDQRAISVEEWAVFQRTGVSHLMSISGLHVTMFAGLAAWIGGMLWRVLCVWPIASGLWCPVQSVRAVFAVAGALGYALLAGFAVPAQRTAWMVMVVSVAVLLGIRASPWAVLSAALLVVLALDPIAVLAPGFWLSFMAVGLLFTLADTPAVRSDSAMAAAATPSRYRQVGNKLVGQVKQAAHAQMAITFGLLPVTVLLFQQIVLVGPLANAVAIPTVSFLVTPLAMLGAIETGLLGTGYGFALAAWIQQGLTGLLTWCAGLSFALVDWPSPGIVRTTIASAGMLVALGRVLPVRWHGYRHLGWLGLLALYGAAPSPPVWGQMEVTFIDVGQGSSVLIRTHGHVLLYDTGPSFGSSDAGQRMVLPTLRRFGVNRIDRLMISHGDQDHDGGYTSITAVMPVSASYSSAPQDYPGARSCVAGDFWQWDGVRFDVLHPTEPEHKDRNAESCVLRIQDAHGGSLLLAGDIPEKTEQMIVAQNLWNAHLKGGRSKSVGSSGLAAQVLLLPHHGSKSSSSREFLEAVNPSLVVIQAGYRNRFGHPNEMVLDRLAALGIRQVVRTDLSGALQLSWSNRQPVIRDYWADHQRYWHSRRTPLQGEDSD from the coding sequence ATGATTTTTCGGCTCGCCATCGGCGTGCTGCTTGGTATTTGCTGGGTCCAACTGCAGCGTGTGCTTCCTGCGCCCTCAGACTTCATTGTTCCGGGGCTGACGGTTTTCGGCCTGCTGGCCATTGCGTGTTTGCGTCGTGATGTCATGCCCTGGGTGTGGCCTTTGCTGGTCGCCGTTTTGGCCGCCTTGATCACCAGCATGGTGGCGCAGCATCAGTTGGATCATCGTTTGCCAGATGGCCTTGACCGAGCTTCGCTTTGGTTAGAGGTGGTGATCGAGGATCTGCCCACGCGGCACGAACGTGGCTGGCGGTTTGAAGTCTCCGTCAGGTCGGCACGTTTACATCCAGACGATGTCCAGCCGTTAAAGGCATTTCCCAATCGTGGTGTGATGCAGTGGTACGACAACGGCAAACAAGGTCTGCCCGCAGTCTTATCTCCTGGTCAGCGCTGGGCCATGCAGGCGCGGGTCCGCCAGCCAGTGGGCACCTTGAACCCCGGCGGCTTTGATTACGAGGCCTGGATGTTTGAAAAGCAGTTGTATTTCACGGCATCCGTTCAAGACGGCAAAAAGTATCCAGCGCCAATCTTGGTGGGCCAAGAGCGCAGCCTTCAGCTTGCGGTGGATCAGGCACGGGACTGGATTCGCGGACAGGTGGAATCACAGATTCCGGATTCACCTGCCCGTGGCGTGATCGCCGCATTGTTGGTCGGCGATCAGCGGGCGATCTCCGTAGAGGAGTGGGCGGTGTTTCAGCGAACGGGTGTCTCTCATCTCATGAGCATTTCCGGGCTGCATGTCACGATGTTTGCAGGGTTGGCGGCCTGGATCGGCGGCATGCTGTGGCGTGTCCTTTGTGTTTGGCCGATTGCATCGGGCCTTTGGTGTCCTGTCCAGTCGGTCCGTGCGGTCTTTGCGGTGGCAGGTGCGCTGGGCTATGCCCTGTTGGCCGGCTTTGCGGTGCCGGCGCAGCGTACTGCATGGATGGTCATGGTGGTGTCCGTTGCGGTGCTTCTCGGCATTCGCGCAAGCCCCTGGGCAGTCTTGTCTGCGGCGCTCTTGGTGGTGCTGGCCTTAGATCCGATTGCGGTATTGGCGCCGGGTTTTTGGCTGTCGTTTATGGCGGTGGGGCTGCTTTTTACATTGGCAGACACGCCAGCAGTTCGCAGTGACTCGGCAATGGCTGCGGCAGCAACTCCCTCACGTTATCGGCAGGTTGGAAACAAACTCGTCGGCCAAGTTAAACAGGCCGCACACGCGCAGATGGCCATTACCTTTGGTTTGCTGCCTGTGACGGTGTTGCTCTTTCAGCAGATTGTCTTGGTGGGACCGCTGGCCAATGCGGTTGCAATTCCAACGGTGAGTTTTCTGGTGACACCACTGGCCATGTTGGGCGCCATCGAGACGGGGCTTTTGGGCACGGGATACGGGTTTGCGCTTGCCGCATGGATTCAACAGGGTTTGACGGGTTTACTGACTTGGTGTGCTGGTTTGTCGTTTGCCCTGGTGGATTGGCCGTCTCCCGGAATTGTGCGAACCACGATTGCATCAGCAGGAATGTTGGTCGCCCTTGGCCGTGTGCTTCCTGTGCGCTGGCATGGCTATCGGCATCTCGGCTGGCTGGGTTTGTTGGCTTTGTATGGTGCAGCGCCAAGCCCACCGGTCTGGGGCCAGATGGAGGTGACCTTTATCGACGTTGGCCAGGGATCAAGTGTGTTGATTCGCACACATGGTCATGTGTTGCTCTATGACACGGGTCCCAGCTTTGGGTCATCTGACGCTGGCCAGCGCATGGTCTTGCCCACACTGCGGCGTTTTGGGGTGAATCGAATTGATCGATTGATGATTTCTCACGGAGACCAGGACCACGATGGCGGCTACACATCAATCACGGCAGTGATGCCGGTTAGCGCAAGCTATTCTTCTGCACCACAAGACTATCCCGGGGCACGGTCTTGTGTTGCAGGGGATTTCTGGCAGTGGGACGGGGTTCGTTTTGATGTGTTGCACCCAACTGAGCCAGAACACAAAGATCGTAATGCGGAGTCTTGCGTGTTGCGGATTCAAGACGCCCACGGCGGCAGTCTGTTGTTAGCAGGAGATATCCCAGAAAAAACCGAACAGATGATCGTTGCCCAGAATCTTTGGAATGCACATCTCAAGGGCGGCCGATCAAAGTCGGTTGGCAGTTCAGGACTTGCTGCCCAGGTGCTGCTCTTGCCCCACCATGGCAGTAAGAGCTCAAGCAGCCGTGAATTCTTAGAGGCGGTAAACCCCAGCCTGGTAGTGATTCAGGCGGGTTAT
- a CDS encoding TatD family hydrolase, producing the protein MLIDSHCHLDYLDMPQVLGGLEGALARSRAAGVRAIVVPSVYPANFQRVQDLAHAQTEVFYALGIHPMYVDDLGDEAIVALDNALDRCRHDPKLVAVGEIGLDHYVPGLDREKMERFYAAQCRLARDYDLPVILHVRKAQDRVLKFLRQFKIHHGIAHAFNGSRTQADAFIQQGLVLGFGGAMTFTRAAQIRRLAMALPIESIVLETDSPDISPSWKSKGEANEPAEVLPIAQCLADLRGVSLEEVSRQSQANLMRALPRLSLP; encoded by the coding sequence ATGCTGATCGATAGCCATTGCCACTTGGATTATCTGGATATGCCGCAGGTGCTAGGCGGCCTGGAAGGGGCATTGGCACGAAGCCGGGCCGCCGGGGTGCGCGCCATCGTGGTGCCATCGGTTTACCCTGCCAATTTTCAGCGGGTCCAAGACTTGGCCCATGCTCAGACGGAGGTGTTTTACGCCCTGGGGATCCATCCGATGTATGTCGATGATCTAGGCGACGAGGCGATCGTTGCACTCGACAATGCCCTGGACCGCTGCCGGCACGACCCCAAACTTGTCGCGGTCGGGGAGATTGGTCTTGACCACTATGTGCCGGGTTTGGATCGAGAAAAAATGGAACGTTTTTATGCGGCCCAGTGTCGACTGGCGCGCGATTATGATCTGCCGGTGATTCTGCATGTTCGCAAGGCGCAGGATCGGGTCTTGAAGTTTTTGCGTCAGTTCAAGATTCATCACGGGATTGCCCATGCATTTAATGGCAGTCGCACTCAGGCCGATGCATTTATTCAGCAGGGGCTGGTCTTGGGCTTTGGTGGAGCAATGACCTTCACCAGAGCAGCACAGATTCGACGGCTGGCAATGGCGTTGCCGATCGAATCGATCGTGTTGGAAACGGATTCGCCAGATATCTCTCCGTCTTGGAAGTCCAAAGGCGAGGCCAACGAACCGGCTGAAGTTCTGCCGATCGCACAATGCCTTGCTGACTTGCGTGGCGTTTCGCTAGAAGAGGTGAGTCGTCAATCGCAGGCCAATCTAATGCGGGCTCTGCCGCGTCTGTCGCTGCCTTAA
- a CDS encoding DUF2062 domain-containing protein — MARKYLKRILPDQTALEQNKLLRRFGPWLLHPAVWTLHRRSVAGGVAAGLFCGLFPAPFQMAGAAFASFLFHWNLPVAVFVTLYTNPITFIPLYVLALKIGLIILNAILPAEANAGGTAGAAFPAPPDFNWSAPIDSFIALGDWALGMGWPLVVGVFTLATSLAVVGYLLTRLGWNLWVRWEVIQRKKRGRSNHPSR, encoded by the coding sequence ATGGCAAGAAAGTATCTCAAACGCATTCTGCCCGACCAGACCGCGTTGGAACAAAACAAGCTGCTGCGCCGGTTCGGGCCGTGGCTATTGCATCCGGCCGTTTGGACCCTGCATCGCCGCAGTGTGGCGGGCGGTGTGGCCGCAGGACTCTTCTGCGGGCTTTTTCCGGCGCCCTTTCAAATGGCAGGCGCTGCGTTTGCCTCTTTTCTATTCCACTGGAACCTGCCGGTCGCGGTCTTTGTCACGCTTTACACCAACCCAATCACCTTCATCCCGCTCTATGTGCTGGCGCTAAAGATTGGCCTGATCATTCTGAATGCCATCTTGCCGGCCGAGGCTAACGCCGGCGGAACGGCAGGGGCAGCCTTTCCTGCCCCGCCAGACTTCAATTGGTCCGCACCGATTGATTCCTTTATCGCACTTGGGGATTGGGCCCTGGGCATGGGCTGGCCCCTGGTGGTGGGCGTCTTCACCTTGGCCACATCACTGGCCGTAGTTGGTTATCTCTTGACGCGATTGGGCTGGAATCTCTGGGTACGCTGGGAAGTTATTCAGCGCAAAAAACGCGGTAGATCAAACCACCCATCACGATAG
- a CDS encoding ATP-binding cassette domain-containing protein, producing the protein MVYGDGPGQVVALNGVDLSLRKGETIAVVGASGAGKSTLLHILGGLDRPTDGDVVFAGQSLYALTDAQRTTLRNASLGFVYQFHHLLPEFTAEENVAMPLFIRREAPELAREKARAMLTRVGLAERLTHTPAMLSGGERQRVAIARALVTQPSCVLADEPTGNLDRATAAKVFEVLIERVRGEQSGLIVVTHDPELAARCDRTLSLS; encoded by the coding sequence ATGGTCTATGGGGATGGCCCTGGCCAAGTGGTGGCGCTCAACGGCGTTGATCTTAGCCTGCGCAAGGGGGAGACGATTGCCGTGGTGGGGGCCTCGGGCGCTGGCAAAAGTACCTTGTTGCATATTCTTGGGGGGCTGGATCGTCCAACAGATGGCGATGTTGTGTTTGCGGGCCAGTCGCTCTATGCACTCACCGATGCACAGCGAACCACGCTGCGTAACGCCTCATTGGGTTTCGTTTATCAGTTTCATCATCTTCTGCCCGAATTCACCGCAGAAGAAAATGTGGCCATGCCGCTTTTTATCCGACGCGAAGCGCCCGAACTTGCTCGTGAAAAGGCCAGGGCCATGCTAACGCGAGTCGGCTTAGCTGAGCGCCTCACCCACACGCCTGCCATGCTGTCTGGCGGGGAACGCCAGCGGGTGGCGATTGCGCGGGCCTTGGTGACTCAGCCAAGTTGTGTGTTGGCCGATGAACCCACCGGTAACTTAGATCGGGCCACAGCGGCAAAGGTGTTTGAGGTACTCATTGAGCGTGTTCGCGGCGAACAGTCTGGCTTAATTGTGGTCACCCATGACCCAGAACTGGCCGCCCGTTGTGATCGGACCCTGTCGCTATCGTGA
- a CDS encoding lipoprotein-releasing ABC transporter permease subunit, translated as MLPYEILIGLRYTRAGRYAKPPASTPGQPKKPSAGSRNRFISFISGLATAGIALGVAALIVVLSVMNGFQKEVRDRMLGVLSHVEVLLPGQPIANVSSLQPAVSQHPQVVASAPFAMSQAMVSHEGQMRGVLVRGIDPRQEPSVSGALSRLVSGRLDSLAPRQFQIVLGKELANTLRVGVGDQIVVIAADGVVSPTGVTPRLRQFTVSGVFASGHFEYDSNLALIHAQDAELFFREQAIVGLRVMLKDMQRAPDVARELSAQLPRGVVVRDWSYENRNWFAAVQVEKRMMFIILMLIIAVAAFNLVSMLVMTVTDKRSDIAILRTLGAQRRSIMAIFVVQGAWLGFLGVVIGVALGSLIAANIDAVMSGIEALFGFQVLPKGIYFIDRLPSDLRWPDVAQIGVIAFVLSLLATIYPSWRASRLEPAEALRYE; from the coding sequence ATGCTTCCTTATGAGATTTTGATTGGTCTGCGCTACACGCGAGCAGGCCGTTATGCCAAACCACCGGCATCCACTCCTGGCCAGCCGAAAAAACCAAGTGCAGGCAGCAGGAATCGATTCATCTCGTTTATTTCTGGCTTGGCCACGGCTGGGATTGCCTTGGGCGTTGCCGCGTTGATCGTGGTGTTATCAGTCATGAACGGATTTCAGAAAGAAGTCCGTGATCGAATGCTCGGCGTGCTCTCGCATGTGGAGGTCTTGTTGCCGGGCCAGCCGATTGCCAATGTATCGAGCCTGCAGCCAGCGGTAAGCCAGCATCCCCAGGTGGTGGCATCGGCACCTTTTGCGATGTCTCAGGCCATGGTCTCGCATGAGGGTCAGATGCGGGGCGTTCTGGTCAGAGGCATTGATCCACGACAAGAGCCAAGTGTCAGCGGCGCACTCTCTCGTTTGGTCTCCGGCCGATTGGATAGCCTGGCGCCACGCCAGTTTCAGATTGTGTTGGGCAAAGAGTTGGCCAATACCCTGCGCGTTGGGGTGGGTGATCAGATCGTCGTGATTGCGGCCGATGGCGTGGTGAGCCCAACAGGCGTGACACCGCGGCTGCGACAATTCACGGTCTCTGGTGTGTTTGCCTCTGGGCACTTTGAATATGACAGCAATCTTGCGCTGATTCATGCCCAAGATGCAGAGCTTTTTTTCAGAGAGCAGGCCATCGTGGGCCTGCGCGTGATGCTCAAAGACATGCAGCGGGCGCCGGATGTGGCGCGAGAGTTATCAGCGCAATTGCCCCGTGGTGTGGTGGTGCGCGATTGGTCTTATGAGAATCGAAACTGGTTTGCAGCCGTGCAAGTAGAAAAACGCATGATGTTCATTATCTTGATGCTCATCATTGCCGTGGCGGCGTTTAATTTGGTGTCGATGCTGGTCATGACCGTGACGGATAAGCGTAGTGATATTGCAATTCTGCGAACCCTTGGGGCCCAACGGCGCAGCATCATGGCCATTTTTGTGGTGCAGGGTGCTTGGCTTGGGTTTTTAGGGGTCGTGATTGGGGTGGCCTTGGGGTCGCTGATTGCGGCCAACATCGATGCGGTAATGTCGGGCATCGAGGCGCTCTTTGGTTTTCAGGTGTTGCCCAAGGGCATTTATTTCATTGATCGACTGCCTTCGGATTTGCGTTGGCCGGATGTGGCGCAGATTGGTGTGATCGCCTTTGTGTTGTCGCTTCTGGCCACGATTTATCCCAGCTGGCGTGCATCACGTTTAGAACCCGCCGAGGCGCTGCGCTATGAATAA
- the recJ gene encoding single-stranded-DNA-specific exonuclease RecJ translates to MASSAPPRLHQRPLDQAAFERLLASGLHPVLARVFAARGVQNAAELADGLDALHAPSHLQNIQSAAALLANAIAEQKKCLVVADYDADGATACAVAVRGLRRLGARVDYLVPDRFVFGYGLTPALVEHAAQCHANDPIDLIITVDNGISSIAGVKAAQAKGIDVLITDHHLPGQELPQTLIVNPNLPGCAFPSKNLAGVGVMFYVLLALRAHLRQAGCFSASAEPRLDDLLPIVALGTIADVVKLDANNRRLVSQGLRRLRKGDSFPGLNALFQVANLDVRAANTTHFGFAIGPRLNAAGRLSDMSIGIRCLLTDDFQEAMQLAEELDRLNRERREIEADAREQAETLARSIMQSPRISTGQRYSIVLHDSAWHPGVVGLIAGRLKESFYRPTIVFADDHDGQRIKGSGRSIPGVHIRDVLERIDTLHPGLILAFGGHAMAAGLTLHKDRLDQFQDLFESTVASFANPEDLHQQIETDGPLDPQYLRLDVALILGQQVWGQGFPGPIFVNRFQVLQQRRLKERHLKLLLAHEAEGAAAQARIEAIWFNAPQDLGAAASLAYRLAVNDWQGQSSVQLEIVGVA, encoded by the coding sequence ATGGCATCAAGCGCCCCACCACGTCTTCATCAAAGGCCCTTGGATCAGGCTGCCTTTGAGCGACTGCTGGCCAGCGGCCTGCACCCCGTGCTGGCCCGCGTGTTCGCCGCCCGCGGCGTCCAAAATGCCGCAGAGCTTGCCGATGGACTCGATGCACTCCACGCGCCATCGCACCTGCAAAACATACAGTCAGCAGCGGCCTTACTGGCAAACGCGATTGCCGAACAGAAGAAATGTCTGGTGGTGGCCGACTACGACGCCGATGGCGCTACGGCATGTGCCGTTGCAGTCCGTGGCCTGCGCCGATTGGGTGCGCGCGTGGATTATTTAGTGCCCGACCGTTTTGTGTTTGGCTATGGGCTCACCCCTGCACTGGTCGAACATGCTGCCCAGTGCCATGCCAACGACCCAATTGATCTGATCATCACAGTCGATAACGGCATCTCCAGTATCGCTGGCGTCAAGGCCGCACAGGCCAAAGGCATTGATGTACTAATCACCGACCATCATCTGCCTGGCCAGGAGCTGCCGCAGACCCTGATCGTGAATCCAAACCTGCCCGGCTGCGCATTCCCCAGCAAAAATCTCGCAGGCGTGGGAGTGATGTTTTATGTGCTCTTGGCCCTTCGGGCCCACCTGAGGCAAGCCGGCTGTTTCTCTGCGTCAGCCGAACCGCGGTTGGATGACTTGCTGCCAATTGTTGCTCTGGGCACGATTGCCGATGTGGTGAAACTTGATGCCAATAATCGCCGCCTGGTCAGCCAGGGGCTGCGTCGCCTTCGCAAAGGCGACTCTTTCCCCGGGCTTAACGCACTTTTTCAGGTAGCCAATCTCGATGTCCGGGCGGCCAACACCACACATTTTGGTTTTGCCATCGGACCAAGGCTCAATGCCGCGGGCCGGCTTAGTGACATGAGCATCGGCATTCGCTGCCTGCTTACCGATGATTTTCAAGAGGCCATGCAGCTTGCTGAAGAGCTAGATCGTTTGAATCGCGAACGGCGCGAGATTGAGGCCGATGCGCGAGAGCAGGCGGAAACCTTAGCCCGCAGCATCATGCAGTCACCCCGCATCTCAACAGGCCAGCGCTACAGCATTGTGCTACACGACAGTGCCTGGCACCCGGGCGTGGTCGGCCTGATCGCAGGCCGGCTGAAAGAATCTTTTTATCGGCCCACCATCGTCTTTGCCGATGATCATGACGGCCAACGAATCAAAGGCTCCGGAAGATCGATCCCCGGGGTCCACATTCGTGATGTCTTAGAGCGCATCGACACCCTGCACCCCGGCCTGATTCTGGCCTTTGGTGGCCATGCCATGGCGGCAGGCCTGACGCTACACAAGGATCGTCTCGACCAATTTCAAGACCTCTTTGAATCCACTGTGGCCAGCTTTGCCAACCCCGAAGATCTCCATCAACAAATTGAGACCGACGGACCACTGGATCCACAGTACCTGCGGCTAGATGTGGCCTTGATCTTGGGTCAGCAGGTCTGGGGCCAGGGCTTTCCCGGTCCAATCTTCGTGAATCGATTTCAGGTCTTGCAACAGCGTCGATTGAAGGAGCGGCACCTGAAGCTGCTGCTGGCCCATGAGGCCGAGGGCGCGGCCGCACAGGCCCGCATCGAGGCGATCTGGTTTAACGCCCCCCAAGACCTGGGTGCGGCCGCCAGCCTGGCCTATCGGCTCGCCGTCAACGACTGGCAGGGCCAGTCCTCGGTCCAGCTTGAGATCGTTGGAGTGGCGTAA
- the prfB gene encoding peptide chain release factor 2 (programmed frameshift), protein MEAERINLIESSLQSLRKRVDELRGFFDYDAKAARLAEVNRLVEDPELWNDPKRAQDIGREKKSLELVVESISQLTTHIAESLELLEMARDENDEATMVAVEDDTAAIEKQVADLEFRRMFSNPADSLNCFLDIQAGAGGTEACDWASILLRQYLRYAERKGFKAELLEESDGDVAGIKSATIKISGDYAFGFLRTETGVHRLVRKSPFDSSGGRHTSFASVFVYPEVDDSLEIVINPADVRTDTYRASGAGGQHINKTDSAVRLTHLPTGIVVQCQNDRSQHKNRDEAWKMLKSRLYEHELRKRMEEQQKLEDSKTDVGWGHQIRSYVLDQSRIKDLRTNVEISNTQRVLDGDLDAFIEASLKQGI, encoded by the exons ATGGAAGCTGAACGCATCAATCTAATCGAATCCTCTTTGCAGTCGCTGCGCAAACGCGTAGACGAACTCAGG GGTTTCTTTGACTACGATGCCAAGGCCGCCCGGCTCGCAGAAGTTAATCGATTAGTCGAAGACCCAGAACTCTGGAACGACCCCAAGCGGGCCCAAGACATCGGCCGGGAAAAAAAGTCGCTTGAACTGGTCGTCGAATCGATCTCCCAACTCACCACTCACATCGCCGAATCACTCGAGTTACTCGAGATGGCCCGCGATGAAAACGACGAGGCCACCATGGTGGCCGTTGAAGACGACACCGCCGCTATTGAAAAGCAAGTCGCCGACCTGGAATTTCGCCGGATGTTTTCTAATCCTGCAGATTCACTCAACTGCTTTTTGGATATCCAGGCGGGCGCCGGCGGCACCGAGGCCTGCGACTGGGCATCCATTCTGCTGCGGCAATACCTGCGCTACGCGGAGCGCAAAGGATTCAAGGCGGAACTTCTGGAAGAGTCCGACGGCGATGTGGCCGGCATTAAATCAGCCACCATCAAGATTTCCGGTGACTATGCCTTTGGTTTTTTGCGAACTGAAACGGGTGTTCATCGACTTGTTCGCAAATCGCCCTTTGATTCTAGCGGCGGCCGGCATACCTCTTTTGCATCAGTATTTGTCTACCCTGAAGTAGACGACTCACTTGAAATCGTGATTAACCCGGCCGATGTTCGCACCGACACCTATCGGGCCTCTGGTGCGGGTGGCCAGCACATCAACAAAACAGACTCTGCCGTGCGTCTTACCCACCTCCCGACAGGCATTGTCGTGCAGTGCCAAAACGATCGTTCACAGCACAAAAATCGTGACGAAGCCTGGAAGATGCTGAAATCGCGGCTCTACGAACACGAGCTGCGCAAGCGCATGGAAGAGCAGCAAAAACTCGAAGACAGCAAGACTGATGTGGGCTGGGGCCACCAGATCCGCAGCTATGTTTTAGATCAGTCACGCATTAAAGATCTGCGCACCAACGTGGAAATCTCCAACACACAACGCGTACTTGACGGCGACCTGGATGCCTTCATCGAGGCCAGCCTGAAACAGGGAATCTAA
- the lysS gene encoding lysine--tRNA ligase, which produces MAERRAKLDALRATNPVAFPNDVHPTRHASPLHSRYEQHSREQLESEHVEVSIAGRMMLKRVQGKASFATLQDATGRLQIYLNDEGVGIDSHESFKHWDLGDIVFARGVLFKTMKGELSVRCNAVRLVAKSLRPLPDKFHGLNDTETRYRQRYVDLIVNANSREVFLARSKTLSAIRHFMNDHEFLEVETPMLHQIPGGAAAKPFITHHNALDQQMFLRIAPELFLKRLIVGGFERVYEINRNFRNEGLSPRHNPEFTMMEFYAAYTDYQWLMDFTEGVLRHAAIAATGSATLTYQGRTLDLAKPFERLTIVQAIQQHAPQYTDAILQDREALRSALKSLRVDINAPNLKNAGLGALQLALFEEVAESKLWDPTFIIDYPVEVSPLARASDQRPEITERFELFITGREIANGFSELNDPEDQARRFHMQVIAKDAGDEEAMYFDADYIRALEYGMPPAGGCGIGIDRLVMLLTDSPSIRDVILFPALRREE; this is translated from the coding sequence ATGGCTGAACGCCGGGCCAAGCTCGATGCCCTGCGTGCTACCAACCCGGTCGCCTTCCCCAATGATGTCCACCCCACCCGTCATGCGAGCCCCCTGCACAGCCGCTACGAACAACACAGCCGCGAGCAGTTAGAAAGCGAACATGTGGAAGTCAGCATCGCCGGCCGCATGATGCTCAAGCGTGTTCAGGGCAAAGCCAGCTTTGCCACGCTACAAGACGCCACAGGCAGGCTACAGATCTACCTAAACGACGAGGGGGTTGGCATCGACTCCCACGAATCCTTCAAGCACTGGGACTTGGGCGACATCGTATTTGCACGCGGCGTATTGTTTAAAACCATGAAGGGTGAGTTGTCGGTCCGCTGCAACGCGGTTCGTTTGGTCGCCAAGTCGCTTCGGCCACTGCCTGACAAATTCCACGGCCTGAATGACACCGAGACCCGTTACCGCCAGCGTTACGTTGATCTGATTGTCAACGCCAATTCACGCGAGGTGTTCTTGGCGCGCTCAAAAACGCTCTCGGCGATTCGACACTTCATGAACGACCATGAATTTTTAGAAGTCGAAACACCGATGCTGCATCAGATTCCTGGTGGTGCCGCAGCCAAACCCTTTATCACCCACCACAACGCGCTGGATCAGCAGATGTTTTTGCGAATTGCACCAGAGCTCTTTTTGAAGCGCCTGATTGTTGGTGGGTTTGAGCGGGTCTACGAAATCAATCGCAATTTCCGCAACGAGGGCTTAAGCCCACGGCATAACCCCGAGTTCACCATGATGGAGTTCTACGCGGCCTATACCGACTACCAGTGGCTAATGGACTTCACCGAGGGCGTGCTGCGCCATGCGGCTATTGCGGCAACCGGCTCGGCCACCCTGACCTATCAGGGCCGAACCCTTGATTTGGCCAAGCCATTTGAGCGACTCACCATTGTGCAAGCCATTCAACAACACGCGCCGCAATATACCGATGCCATCTTGCAAGACCGCGAGGCGCTGCGCTCCGCATTGAAGTCGTTGCGTGTGGACATCAACGCGCCAAACCTAAAAAATGCCGGCCTTGGTGCCTTGCAATTGGCACTCTTTGAAGAAGTGGCCGAGTCCAAACTCTGGGATCCAACCTTCATCATTGACTATCCCGTGGAAGTCTCGCCACTGGCACGTGCGTCCGATCAGCGGCCCGAAATCACCGAGCGCTTTGAGCTCTTTATCACTGGCCGCGAAATTGCCAATGGCTTTTCAGAGCTCAATGACCCAGAAGATCAGGCGCGACGTTTCCACATGCAGGTGATCGCCAAAGATGCTGGCGATGAAGAAGCCATGTACTTTGATGCCGACTATATCCGTGCGTTGGAGTACGGCATGCCGCCAGCAGGTGGCTGCGGCATTGGCATTGATCGCTTGGTGATGCTGCTCACCGACAGCCCCAGCATCCGCGATGTGATTCTGTTTCCGGCCCTGCGGCGCGAAGAATAA